In a genomic window of Anomalospiza imberbis isolate Cuckoo-Finch-1a 21T00152 chromosome 5, ASM3175350v1, whole genome shotgun sequence:
- the RASSF3 gene encoding ras association domain-containing protein 3 isoform X2 has product MDCLATHDTLDSSYSSGQDVQKEREPHVYLSKEEVKEKIQSYNSSVTDKLKMTLNANGIYTGFIKVQMELCRPITVQSAQSQGMYAPSNQETAFYLPDGCVNTLHISSTNTVREVIEALLKKFFVADNPAKFALYKRCHKEDQVYTCKLSDREHPLYLRLVAGPKTEMLSFVLREHETGEVMWEAFSIPELQNFLRILDKEENDQLQILKNRYAAYRGKLEEALRGVLNPG; this is encoded by the exons GATGTTCAGAAGGAGAGAGAACCTCATGTTTATCTCAGTAAAGAAGAAGTTAAAGAGAAGATACAAAGCTATAATTCATCTGTCACTGATAAATTAAAGATGACCTTG AACGCGAATGGGATTTACACTGGCTTCATCAAAGTGCAGATGGAACTATGCAGACCCATCACAGTGCAGtctgcccagagccaggggaTGTATGCTCCCAGCAATCAGGAAACTGCTTTTTACTTGCCGGATGGCTGTGTGAACACCCTCCACATCAGCAGCACCAACACTGTTCGGGAAGTTATCGAGGCCTTGCTCAAGAAGTTCTTTGTGGCTGACAACCCTGCTAAGTTTGCACTTTATAAACGTTGTCACAAGGAAGATCAAG TTTATACCTGCAAGCTGTCAGACAGAGAACATCCCCTCTACCTGCGCTTGGTGGCAGGCCCCAAAACAGAAATGCTCAGTTTTGTTCTACGTGAGCATGAAACTGGAGAAGTCATG TGGGAAGCTTTTAGTATTCCTGAACTGCAAAACTTCTTGCGCATACTGGACAAAGAGGAGAATGACCAACTGCAGATCTTGAAGAACCGCTATGCAGCTTACAGGGGCAAACTTGAAGAAGCCCTTCGTGGGGTGCTGAACCCTGGTTAA
- the RASSF3 gene encoding ras association domain-containing protein 3 isoform X3, which produces MHSADGATTGICKDVQKEREPHVYLSKEEVKEKIQSYNSSVTDKLKMTLNANGIYTGFIKVQMELCRPITVQSAQSQGMYAPSNQETAFYLPDGCVNTLHISSTNTVREVIEALLKKFFVADNPAKFALYKRCHKEDQVYTCKLSDREHPLYLRLVAGPKTEMLSFVLREHETGEVMWEAFSIPELQNFLRILDKEENDQLQILKNRYAAYRGKLEEALRGVLNPG; this is translated from the exons GATGTTCAGAAGGAGAGAGAACCTCATGTTTATCTCAGTAAAGAAGAAGTTAAAGAGAAGATACAAAGCTATAATTCATCTGTCACTGATAAATTAAAGATGACCTTG AACGCGAATGGGATTTACACTGGCTTCATCAAAGTGCAGATGGAACTATGCAGACCCATCACAGTGCAGtctgcccagagccaggggaTGTATGCTCCCAGCAATCAGGAAACTGCTTTTTACTTGCCGGATGGCTGTGTGAACACCCTCCACATCAGCAGCACCAACACTGTTCGGGAAGTTATCGAGGCCTTGCTCAAGAAGTTCTTTGTGGCTGACAACCCTGCTAAGTTTGCACTTTATAAACGTTGTCACAAGGAAGATCAAG TTTATACCTGCAAGCTGTCAGACAGAGAACATCCCCTCTACCTGCGCTTGGTGGCAGGCCCCAAAACAGAAATGCTCAGTTTTGTTCTACGTGAGCATGAAACTGGAGAAGTCATG TGGGAAGCTTTTAGTATTCCTGAACTGCAAAACTTCTTGCGCATACTGGACAAAGAGGAGAATGACCAACTGCAGATCTTGAAGAACCGCTATGCAGCTTACAGGGGCAAACTTGAAGAAGCCCTTCGTGGGGTGCTGAACCCTGGTTAA